The region CGACGCGCGGCTGATGACGCGCCGCGCCCCGCACTCCCCGCTGCGCGGCACGGGCTGGCTGAACGGCTGGCGGCTGACCTTCGGCGGCGAGCAGATGGGCTGGGAAGGCGCGCTCGCGACCCTGGTCGAGGACCCGGCCAGCCAGGTCTTCGTGTGCCTCTACGACATCGCGCCGGTCGACGAGGAGTCGATGGACCGCTGGGAGGGCGTACCGCTGCAGATCTACCGGCGTACGACCGTACGGGTGCACACCCTGGACGGCGACCTGGCCTCGTGGCTCTACGTGCTCAACGACTACGAGGGCGGCCTGCCCTCGGCGCGCTACCTGGGCGAGATCGCCGACGCGGCCGAGTCGGCGGGGGCGCCGCACGACTACGTGATGGGGCTGCGCAAGCGGCCCTGCTGAGGGCGCGGCCGTTTTCGGCCACTTCCCCGACAGCCCGCAGGTCGGCCGTCAATTGTCGGATGCTCCTATTTCCTGAACAGTCGACGTCAGGCCGTCTACGCGCGTAGGCCCTGACAGGTTACGCTCAGCGCGTGAACGCTTCTGTGAACTCCGACCCCTATGCCGCGGCCGACGCCGCCGCCGCCCGTCTGCGTGCGCTGACCGGTGCGCAGACGCACGACGTCGCCCTGGTCATGGGCTCGGGCTGGGTGCCCGCCGCCGACCAGCTGGGCGCGGCGGACGCCGAGCTGCCGATCACCGAGCTGCCCGGTTTCCCGGCGCCCTCGGTGGCCGGCCACGCGGGCCGGGTGCGCTCGGTCCGCGTCGGAGGCGTCCGCGCGCTGGTCTACCTCGGCCGCACCCACCTGTACGAGGGCAAGGGCGTCGCGAGCGTCGCACACGGGGTCCGCACGGCGGTGGCCGCGGGCTGCAAGACGATCGTCCTCACCAACGGCTGCGGCGGGCTGCGGCCCGGCTACCGCCCCGGCCAGCCGGTGCTGATCAGCGACCACATCAACATGACGGCGACCTCGCCGATCGCCGGCGCGAATTTCGTCGACCTCACCGACCTGTACTCCCCCCGGCTGCGCGCCCTGTGCCGCGACATCGACCCCACCCTTGAGGAGGGCGTCTACGTCCAGCTGCCTGGCCCGCACTACGAGACGCCCGCGGAGATCGGCATGGTCCGCGCGATAGGCGGTGACCTGGTCGGCATGTCCACCACCCTGGAGGCGATCGCCGCGCGCGAGGCGGGCGCCGAGGTGCTGGGCATCTCCCTGGTCACCAACCTCGCCGCCGGTATGACCGGCGCGCCGCTCAACCACGAGGAGGTGCTGGCGGCGGGCCACGAGTCGGCGACCCGGATGGGCACGCTGCTCGCCGACCTCCTCGCCCGGCTCTGACCCACCCGGCTCCGGCCCGCCCGGCTCCGGCCCGCCCGCGCGGGCACGGGGCCGCCCGGGCAACCACCCGGCCGCCGCAACCGTCCCACCGGGGACGCGCTCCGAAGGGGCGCGAGAAGTGCGCCGAAAGGCGCGAGAAGTGCGCGACCAGCCACAGCGCACCGGCACTGTGAAAGCCACCGCAAGGGGAGGCATCCTCATGGAAGACCTGATCGCCCGCGCCCAGGCATGGGCGGCCGAGGACCCGGACCCCGAGACCCGGGCGGAACTCGAAGGACTGCTGGCCGCACACGACCTCCCCGAGCTGGCCGACCGCTTCGCCGGCACCCTGGAGTTCGGCACCGCAGGCCTGCGCGGCGCCCTCGGCGCCGGCCCGATGCGCATGAACCGGGCCGTCGTGATCCGCGCCGCCGCAGGCCTGGCCGCGTACGTACGCGCGCACGGCGGCACGTCCGCCGTCATCGGCTACGACGCCCGCCACAAGTCGTACGACTTCGCCCGCGACACCGCCGCGGTGATGACCGCGGCCGGCCTGCGCGCGTACCTGCTGCCCGGCCCGCTGCCGACCCCGGTCCTCGCCTACGCGATACGCCATCTCGGCGCCGACGCGGGCGTGATGGTGACGGCCAGCCACAACCCCCCGCAGGACAACGGCTACAAGGTCTACCTGGGCGACGGCTCC is a window of Streptomyces sp. NBC_01477 DNA encoding:
- a CDS encoding gamma-glutamylcyclotransferase, with protein sequence MSLYAAYAGNLDARLMTRRAPHSPLRGTGWLNGWRLTFGGEQMGWEGALATLVEDPASQVFVCLYDIAPVDEESMDRWEGVPLQIYRRTTVRVHTLDGDLASWLYVLNDYEGGLPSARYLGEIADAAESAGAPHDYVMGLRKRPC
- a CDS encoding purine-nucleoside phosphorylase, producing MNASVNSDPYAAADAAAARLRALTGAQTHDVALVMGSGWVPAADQLGAADAELPITELPGFPAPSVAGHAGRVRSVRVGGVRALVYLGRTHLYEGKGVASVAHGVRTAVAAGCKTIVLTNGCGGLRPGYRPGQPVLISDHINMTATSPIAGANFVDLTDLYSPRLRALCRDIDPTLEEGVYVQLPGPHYETPAEIGMVRAIGGDLVGMSTTLEAIAAREAGAEVLGISLVTNLAAGMTGAPLNHEEVLAAGHESATRMGTLLADLLARL